One Sphingomonas endolithica genomic window, CTGGACGAGGTGACCGACACGCTGGTGACCGAAGGCGTGGCGAGCTTCTCCAAGGCGTTTGACGACCTGCTGGGCGCGATCGCGGCCAAGCATCCGGCAGTCGAAGCGGCTTCCTGAATGCACTTCCCCGGCGGACGTCGGGGTCCAGTCGCGGCGGTCGCAGTGACGAAGTGCTGCCCGCCGTTACGATCGTCTTCCAACTGGACCCCGGCGTTCGCCGGGGATGACCTATCTCGAAGGACAGAAGCATGAAGATCGGTATCATCGGCCTCGGCCGGATGGGCGGCAACATCGCGCGGCGGCTGATGCGCGCAGGGCATGAGACGGTGGTGTTCGATCGCAATGCGCCGGCAGTCGAGGCTCTGGCGGGTGACGGCGCCGTCGCCGCAGCCTCGCTGGAGGACATGAAAACCAAGCTCGACAGCCCGGCGATCTACTGGGTGATGCTGCCGGCGGGCGCGCCGACCGAGGACACGATCGAGACGATCCGCGGTTTCGCCAGCGCGGGCGACATCATCATCGATGGCGGCAATTCCTTCTACAAGGACGATATCCGCCGCGCCAAGCATCTGGCGGAAAGCGGTATCCGGTACGTCGATGTCGGCACCTCGGGCGGCGTATGGGGTCTGGATCGCGGCTATTGCATGATGGTCGGCGGCGAAAAGGCGGCGATCGACCATATCGATCCGATGCTGGCGGCACTCGCGCCGGGCGTGGGCACCATCCCGCGCACGCCGAACCGGATGGAGAATGACGGCGAGGATCACCGCGCCGAGCAGGGCTATATCCATGCCGGCCCGGCGGGTGCCGGGCATTTCGTCAAGATGGTGCACAACGGCATCGAATACGGCCTGATGCAGGCCTATGCCGAGGGCTTCGACATCCTGAAGGGCAAGTCGTCCGATAAGCTGCCCGAGGACGAGCGTTTCGATCTCAACCTGACCGACATCGCCGAAGTGTGGCGGCGCGGCAGCGTGATCTCGTCCTGGCTGCTCGATCTTTCGGCGATCGCACTCGCCAACGACATGAACCTCGAACAGTTCAGCGGCAACGTCGCGGATTCGGGCGAGGGGCAGTGGACGATCGACGCGGCGATGGAGGAGAAAGTCCCAGCCAACGTGCTGACCGCGGCGCTTTTCGCGCGCTACCGCAGCCGGGTGGATCATACGTTCGGCGACAAGTTGCTGTCGGCGATGCGCTACGGCTTTGGCGGGCATGTCGAGATGCCGCAGTGAGCGACGGCACGGCAGGCGCGATCAAGCTGGTGGTTTCCGATGTCGACGGCACGCTGGTCGACAAGCGCAAGCAGCTCGCGCCATCGACGCTGGAGGCGGTCGCACGGCTGACCGCAGCAGGCGTCGCGTTCACGATCATCAGCGCGCGGCCGCGATCGGGCATGATGCCGATCGCCGAGACGCTGGCGATCGACGCGCCGATGGGCGCGTTCAACGGCGGCACGGTGTTCCGCCGCGACGGCAGCATCTTGTGCCAGCACCGCGTCGACCGCGACGTGGTCGAGCAGATCATGGCCTTGGCCGAGGGCGTGGCCGTGGATGTCTGGCTGTTCGCCGACGATCTCTGGTATGCCAGCACCGATCAGGGCGCGCATGTCGGCAGCGAGCGGCTGGCGTCGAACCAGGCGCCGGTCATCACCACCGATTTTACCCCGCTCTACGATCGCGCCGACAAGATCACTTTCGTCAGCGACGATGCCGCCTTGCTGATCGATCTCGCGCAGCGCGCCGCGCCCTTGTCGAGCCGCGCGACGATCATGCAGTCCCAGGCCTATTACCTGGATATCACCGCACCTGCCGCCAACAAGGGCGACGGTATCACCGCGCTGGCCGACGCGATGGGCGTGTCCCTGTCCGCCATTGCGGCGATCGGCGATCAGGCCAACGACGTACCGATGTTCGCACGCGCCGGCCTGTCGATCGCGATGGGGCAGGGCCCTGCGGCGGTACGGGAGCAAGCCGATCTGGTGACCGGCGGGAACGATGCCGACGGCGTCGCGCAAGCGATTGACGGGATGATCCTGGCAAGGTGACGGGGGCAGCCTGAGTTGCTGGCTGTCCAAGCGCCAGTTCCCCGGCGAAGGCCGGGGCCTAGGCGGACAGGTCGATGTAACGACGCGCTCCGCATGCCAACTTCTGTTCCACAACTGGACCACGGGCTTCGCCGGGGATGGGGGCTCCTACCGGCGCACCGCCGCAATATCACCTTCCGACCAGCCACCCCCGAACGCCTGGTACAGCGCGACATAAGCCGTCAGCCGATCGGCCCGCGCCTGAACCAGTGCCAGCTCGGCCGTCAGCAAGCCGCGCTGTGTGTCGAGCTGGTCGAGATAGGAGGAATAGCCGGCGCGGTAGCGGTTGGCGGCATTGCGTAGCGCAGCGGCGAGCGCATCGCGCTGCGCGGTGATCGCCACCGCCTGTTCGCCCAAGCGACGCGCCCCGGCGAGACTGTCGTCCACCTCGCGGAAGGCGACGAGCGCGGCGCGGCGATAGGCAAAGGCGGCCTGGTCGCGCCGGGCGACGGTGATGTCGGCCTGGCTGCGCAACCGTCCGCCATCGAATATGGGCGACAGCACGCTCGCACCCAAGGAGAAGACGCCGACCGGGTTGGACAAAGCGGTCGACAGGACGAGCCCGGCCGATCCGGTGAGCCCGACATTGGGGAGCAAGGCGGCACGCGCGCTGTCCAGTGTCCGGTCGGCGGCGACCAAAGTCTGTTCGGCCTGGAACAGGTCCGGGCGGCGGCGCAGCAGGTCGGCGGGAAGGCCGTCGGGAATCGCCGGCGTGGCGAACCGATCGAGCGCGACGCCGCGGGCGCTCGCCGCCGGCGCATCCCCGAGCAACAGGCTGAGCGCGTTTTCCTGCCGTGCAATGGCCAGCAGGGTTTGCGGCACGAGCTGCTCGGTGGCGTGATATTCGCCTTCCGCCTGATGCAGTTCGAGGTTGGAAGTATAACCGGTCTGCGCGCGACGGCGGGCGATGCGCAGCCCTTCGCCACGTGCCGCCAGCGTGTCGCGGGCGACCGCCAGGCGGGCATCGAGCGCACGCAGCGTGATGTAGCCGCTCGCGACACTACTGGCGATGCCGAGCCGCACCGTGTCGCTGGCACCTTCGCTTGCCAGCAATTGCGCCCGCGCCGCGCCGCGCGCCTGGCGCAGACGGCCGAACAGGTCGAGATCGTAGCTGGCGGTGAGGCCCGGCTGCGCGCCGAAATTGGTGCCGGGAACGCCGAACGCGTTGACCGCCCGGGCATCCGACGCCGGCAGCGTGCCGCCAATCGACGGCAAGAGCTGGGCGCGCGACAGGCGTTCTGCGGCGCGCGCTTCCTCGATTCGCGCCACGGCCGAACCGAGATCGGGATTGTTGGCCAGCGCGCGCTCGACCAGCGCGGTCAATACCGGGTCGCCGAACGCCGACCACCAATCGGCCCGGATCGGCGCACCCGGTCCGAGCGCAGTGCGCCAGGCGGGTGGCGCGACGATGGCAGTTGCGGCCGGTGCGGCAGGGCGCGGGCCGATACAGGCCGACACCAGAAGCATCGCCATCAGGACACCGATCGAGCCGGCACGCCTCACTTGACCGATGGCCCGCCGGCCGTATCGACGCGCGCCTGCACCGACATGCCCGGGCGCAAGCGGTCGATCAGCCGCTGGCCCGGATCGATGCGGATGCGCACCGCGATCCGCTGCGGCACCTTGGTGAAATTGCCGGTGGCATTGTCGGACTTCAGAACGGCGAATTCCGACCCCGCAGCGGGCGAGATCTTCTCAACGCGGCCGGTCAGCCGCTCGCCGCCCAGGCCGTCGACGGTGAAACTCGCGGGCTGGCCCACTGCCATCCGTGCGGTCTGCGCTTCCTTGTAATTGGCGATCACCCAGGTGTCGGCCGGCACCAGGAACATCAACTGCGATCCGGCGGTGACATATTGGCCGAGCCGCACCCCGACCTCGCTCAGCCGACCGGCCTCGGGTGCGCGAACGATCGTATTGTCGAGATCGATCTGCGCCAGCCGCCGTGCCGCCTCGGCACCCGAGACGCCGGCCTGCTGGCCACCGCGCCCGACTGCGACAGTGCGGATGTCCTGACGCGCGATCTCGCGCGCGGCCTTCGCCTGCAGCACGCCGGCCTGCGCCTGGCGGAGTGCGGCAAGTGTCTGGTCGCGTTCGCGCAGCGATACCGAGCCATCGGTGACGAGATCGTTGACGCGTGCCATGTCCGCCTGCGCGCGCAGCAACTGCGCCTGTGCGTTGGCGACGGCGGCATCCTGCGCTTGCAGGCTGGCGGCGCGCGAGCGGGC contains:
- the gnd gene encoding phosphogluconate dehydrogenase (NAD(+)-dependent, decarboxylating), producing the protein MKIGIIGLGRMGGNIARRLMRAGHETVVFDRNAPAVEALAGDGAVAAASLEDMKTKLDSPAIYWVMLPAGAPTEDTIETIRGFASAGDIIIDGGNSFYKDDIRRAKHLAESGIRYVDVGTSGGVWGLDRGYCMMVGGEKAAIDHIDPMLAALAPGVGTIPRTPNRMENDGEDHRAEQGYIHAGPAGAGHFVKMVHNGIEYGLMQAYAEGFDILKGKSSDKLPEDERFDLNLTDIAEVWRRGSVISSWLLDLSAIALANDMNLEQFSGNVADSGEGQWTIDAAMEEKVPANVLTAALFARYRSRVDHTFGDKLLSAMRYGFGGHVEMPQ
- a CDS encoding Cof-type HAD-IIB family hydrolase → MSDGTAGAIKLVVSDVDGTLVDKRKQLAPSTLEAVARLTAAGVAFTIISARPRSGMMPIAETLAIDAPMGAFNGGTVFRRDGSILCQHRVDRDVVEQIMALAEGVAVDVWLFADDLWYASTDQGAHVGSERLASNQAPVITTDFTPLYDRADKITFVSDDAALLIDLAQRAAPLSSRATIMQSQAYYLDITAPAANKGDGITALADAMGVSLSAIAAIGDQANDVPMFARAGLSIAMGQGPAAVREQADLVTGGNDADGVAQAIDGMILAR
- a CDS encoding efflux transporter outer membrane subunit; protein product: MAMLLVSACIGPRPAAPAATAIVAPPAWRTALGPGAPIRADWWSAFGDPVLTALVERALANNPDLGSAVARIEEARAAERLSRAQLLPSIGGTLPASDARAVNAFGVPGTNFGAQPGLTASYDLDLFGRLRQARGAARAQLLASEGASDTVRLGIASSVASGYITLRALDARLAVARDTLAARGEGLRIARRRAQTGYTSNLELHQAEGEYHATEQLVPQTLLAIARQENALSLLLGDAPAASARGVALDRFATPAIPDGLPADLLRRRPDLFQAEQTLVAADRTLDSARAALLPNVGLTGSAGLVLSTALSNPVGVFSLGASVLSPIFDGGRLRSQADITVARRDQAAFAYRRAALVAFREVDDSLAGARRLGEQAVAITAQRDALAAALRNAANRYRAGYSSYLDQLDTQRGLLTAELALVQARADRLTAYVALYQAFGGGWSEGDIAAVRR
- a CDS encoding HlyD family secretion protein, with protein sequence MTDTRSPDGPMADINVPPVSAAPVTEERAAEAAPVPSGWRPPRTSRTAMWVIVVLAIVGIAAVLAAWRLPPFTSATQSTDNAYVRGRTTVISPQVSGYVTQVLVRDFDLVAQGQALVRIDDRIYRQRIEQAGATVAAQSATLANADQAARSRAASLQAQDAAVANAQAQLLRAQADMARVNDLVTDGSVSLRERDQTLAALRQAQAGVLQAKAAREIARQDIRTVAVGRGGQQAGVSGAEAARRLAQIDLDNTIVRAPEAGRLSEVGVRLGQYVTAGSQLMFLVPADTWVIANYKEAQTARMAVGQPASFTVDGLGGERLTGRVEKISPAAGSEFAVLKSDNATGNFTKVPQRIAVRIRIDPGQRLIDRLRPGMSVQARVDTAGGPSVK